From Apium graveolens cultivar Ventura chromosome 9, ASM990537v1, whole genome shotgun sequence, the proteins below share one genomic window:
- the LOC141684365 gene encoding subtilisin-like protease SBT4.3 has product MAKSLFLSFLFLVTIVLNAQGQERKVHIVYMGDLPQEDVSIAATHHAMLQSAHGSASVAKKTLVFSYGRSFNGFAAKLTDEEATRVSGMKGVLSVFPSRTLKLHTTRSWDFVGLSKDRVGGPVEGDVIIGLLDTGIWPESESFSDTNLGSPPSKWKGTCQGPNFNCSNKIIGARYYNSENFYGTTDFKSPRDAEGHGTHTSSTAAGGEVEGASYLGLAKGTARGGAPGARIAMYKVCWSFGCSSADILKAFDDAIADGVDIISVSLGSYQPMDYFEDPIAIGSFHAMKNGILTSNSAGNSGPRPVSVANYAPWTLTVAASTIDRKFVAKAVLGNGQVFQGLSINSFDLNGTTYPLIWGGDAVNYTSGSNTFFSSLCFEGAMNSEIVEGSMVFCETIGDGSGILLANGVGTIMADSTYSDFAFNYPLPATVISTEDGIKVLDYIRTTEEPIATILVSETPDDVMAPIVVSFSSRGPSPISPDILKPDITAPGVDILAAWSPVAPPSIYYADTRSVNYNIISGTSMSCPHAAGAAAHVKAVHPDWSPAAIKSALMTTATVMDPRKQKDLEFAYGSGQINPVFAVSPGLVFDASEADYVNFLCKQGYNTTTLQLLSGDTSVCNNTAPGRGWDLNYPSFSLYVSDGDWIQGVFTRTVTNVGAANSTYMAVAMPPCGTFDSPININVTVEPSVLSFSEVGETKSFTVTVSGPQISQQPIMSGAIFWYDGTHMVRTPLVVFNYLPGAPYNLDTFAESSSMPGKKRTFSGSSLYEKKATFGHK; this is encoded by the exons ATGGCTAAATCactgtttctttcttttctcttcctTGTAACTATAGTGCTTAATGCTCAGGGCCAAGAAAGGAAG GTTCATATTGTGTATATGGGAGATCTTCCTCAAGAAGATGTATCCATTGCAGCTACGCACCATGCTATGCTTCAAAGTGCACACGGAAG TGCCTCAGTTGCCAAGAAAACACTAGTTTTCAGTTATGGGAGGAGCTTTAACGGATTTGCAGCCAAGCTGACAGATGAAGAAGCGACAAGGGTTTCAG GAATGAAAGGAGTCCTTTCAGTGTTTCCTAGTCGCACCCTAAAGCTGCATACTACAAGGTCTTGGGACTTTGTTGGATTAAGCAAGGACCGAGTTGGAGGTCCTGTAGAAGGAGATGTAATTATTGGGCTTTTAGACACTG GAATCTGGCCAGAGTCTGAAAGCTTCAGTGATACCAATCTAGGTTCGCCACCTTCTAAGTGGAAAGGAACATGTCAGGGTCCCAATTTCAACTGCAGCAA CAAGATCATAGGAGCTCGCTACTACAACAGCGAGAATTTCTATGGTACTACAGACTTCAAATCCCCGAGAGATGCAGAAGGACATGGAACACATACTTCTTCAACAGCTGCAGGAGGTGAGGTGGAAGGAGCAAGTTACCTTGGCTTAGCTAAAGGGACTGCAAGAGGAGGAGCACCTGGTGCAAGAATCGCTATGTATAAGGTTTGCTGGTCTTTTGGATGCTCTTCAGCAGATATCCTTAAGGCATTTGATGATGCCATAGCAGATGGTGTGGATATTATATCAGTGTCACTAGGATCATACCAACCAATGGATTATTTTGAGGACCCGATCGCCATTGGATCTTTCCATGCCATGAAAAATGGAATCCTAACATCAAATTCAGCAGGAAATTCAGGTCCTCGCCCAGTGTCAGTAGCCAACTATGCACCCTGGACTCTGACTGTTGCTGCCAGCACCATTGATAGAAAATTTGTGGCAAAAGCAGTGCTTGGCAATGGACAAGTTTTCCAG GGACTCTCTATCAACAGTTTTGATCTCAATGGGACCACATACCCATTAATTTGGGGAGGAGATGCCGTAAACTATACAAGTGGTTCGAATACATTTTTCTCTAGTCTCTGCTTTGAGGGTGCAATGAATTCAGAGATTGTTGAAGGAAGTATGGTATTTTGTGAGACTATTGGGGATGGTTCTGGCATTTTGTTAGCCAATGGTGTGGGTACTATAATGGCTGATTCAACTTACAGTGATTTCGCCTTCAACTACCCATTACCAGCAACTGTTATCAGCACAGAAGATGGCATCAAAGTTCTTGATTACATTAGAACAACAGA GGAACCAATTGCAACAATTCTGGTATCAGAGACTCCAGACGATGTCATGGCTCCTATTGTTGTTTCTTTCTCTTCTAGAGGACCCAGCCCAATTAGCCCAGACATTCTAAAG CCTGATATCACTGCTCCTGGTGTGGACATTCTTGCTGCATGGTCTCCAGTGGCACCTCCATCAATCTACTACGCTGATACCAGGAGTGTCAATTATAACATAATTTCTGGCACTTCCATGTCGTGCCCGCATGCTGCTGGTGCTGCAGCTCATGTCAAGGCTGTCCATCCAGACTGGTCTCCTGCTGCTATTAAGTCTGCCCTTATGACAACAG CTACTGTTATGGACCCAAGGAAACAGAAAGATCTGGAATTCGCATATGGATCTGGTCAGATTAACCCAGTTTTTGCAGTGAGTCCGGGACTTGTTTTTGACGCATCCGAGGCAGATTATGTTAACTTTTTATGCAAGCAAGGCTACAACACTACCACTTTGCAACTTCTCAGCGGAGATACTAGTGTTTGTAATAACACAGCACCTGGAAGAGGATGGGATCTTAATTACCCATCTTTCTCTCTATATGTATCAGATGGTGATTGGATTCAGGGTGTATTCACTAGGACAGTGACTAATGTAGGGGCAGCAAACTCAACCTACATGGCTGTTGCCATGCCACCTTGTGGTACCTTTGATTCACCCATTAACATCAATGTCACAGTGGAACCTTCGGTCCTGTCATTTTCTGAAGTTGGGGAGACAAAATCATTCACAGTGACTGTAAGTGGACCACAGATCTCCCAACAGCCAATCATGTCAGGTGCTATTTTCTGGTATGATGGAACTCATATGGTTAGAACTCCACTTGTCGTGTTCAACTATCTTCCTGGGGCTCCTTACAATCTAGATACGTTCGCAGAGAGCTCATCCATGCCCGGGAAAAAGAGAACATTTAGTGGCTCTTCTCTATACGAGAAGAAAGCTACATTCGGTCACAAGTAA
- the LOC141684366 gene encoding bifunctional dTDP-4-dehydrorhamnose 3,5-epimerase/dTDP-4-dehydrorhamnose reductase, protein MTSIVNGSSPPKLNFLIYGRTGWIGGLLGKLCETQNINYSYGSGRLENRASILADIDSIKPTHVFNAAGVTGRPNVDWCESHKVETVRTNVVGTLTLADVCRERGLVVINYATGCIFEYDDEHPLGSGVGFKEDDVPNFVGSYYSKTKAMVEDLLANYENVCTLRVRMPISSDLSNPRNFITKITRYEKVVNIPNSMTILDELLPISIEMAKRNLTGIWNFTNPGVVSHNEILEMYRDYIDPNFTWKNFNLEEQAKVIVAPRSNNELDATKLKTEFPELLSIKDSLIINVFKPNQKTSVA, encoded by the exons ATGACTTCCATAGTCAACGGCTCATCACCACCAAAACTCAACTTCTTAATCTACGGTCGCACAGGTTGGATCGGTGGGCTCCTAGGCAAGCTCTGTGAAACTCAAAACATAAACTACTCTTACGGCTCTGGTCGTCTCGAGAACCGAGCTTCAATCTTAGCTGACATTGATTCCATCAAACCTACTCATGTTTTTAATGCAGCTGGTGTTACTGGCAGACCTAATGTTGATTGGTGTGAGTCTCATAAAGTTGAGACTGTGAGAACTAATGTTGTGGGCACACTTACACTTGCTGATGTTTGTAGAGAGAGAGGACTTGTGGTTATTAATTATGCGACTGGGTGTATTTTTGAGTATGATGATGAACATCCACTTGGGTCTGGTGTTGGGTTTAAGGAGGATGATGTTCCTAATTTTGTGGGGTCTTATTATTCCAAGACCAAAGCTATG GTGGAGGATTTGCTTGCAAATTACGAGAATGTATGCACTCTGCGTGTCAGGATGCCAATATCATCTGATTTGTCTAATCCTCGAAATTTCATCACTAAGATCACTCGATACGAGAAGGTCGTAAACATACCAAACTCAATGACAATCTTGGACGAACTTCTTCCTATTTCCATTGAGATGGCAAAGAGAAATCTCACTGGAATCTGGAACTTCACTAATCCAGGGGTAGTCAGCCACAATGAAATTTTAGAGATGTACAGGGATTACATTGACCCAAACTTCACATGGAAGAACTTTAATCTTGAAGAGCAGGCAAAAGTGATCGTTGCCCCAAGAAGCAACAATGAGCTCGATGCCACCAAACTGAAGACCGAATTCCCAGAACTGTTGTCCATCAAGGATTCACTTATAATAAATGTATTCAAGCCAAATCAGAAAACCTCTGTGGCTTGA